A genomic region of Mycobacterium senriense contains the following coding sequences:
- a CDS encoding class I adenylate-forming enzyme family protein, translating into MTESPAAAVTPNPFDEGVPFGIKLQQLAEDRRDDPGVTIVALDGTAEPLTFGELDARANQWGRALAARGAQTGSFVALAIPNSRHLVLATLGCWKIGAVPVPMHWDLPEWERDRVRAVIDPAVVVDEQTRWELDARAAAESADALPVAVSPTANGICSSGSTGVPKVILNLAPSLWIPQQGEPFLSNWTPVAQPQTIMVPAPMYHTNGFATFLMMLGGDHLVILEKFDAALVLDVIERFRITNFTATPTMLARIAARPDVRERDLSSIVFVLQGAAVMPPSLLHTWFELLSPEQMVTAYGMTENLGLTALRGDEWLAHPGSVGRGFRDTEIRILDADKRPLGPGEDGDIYLRAPMSAGYRYLGGAPALPSTEDGFRSAGDIGHLDEDGFLYIVDRRVDMIVTGGANVFPAEVESALAGHPGIADVVVIGLADKQWGRRVHAVIQRAETDGAAPLSEQQVIEYAKSRLAPYKAPKTVEFVDAIPRTAATKVNRSAMIEARGG; encoded by the coding sequence ATGACCGAATCCCCCGCGGCCGCGGTGACGCCGAATCCGTTCGACGAGGGAGTCCCCTTCGGGATCAAACTGCAGCAGCTGGCCGAAGATCGGCGCGACGACCCGGGCGTCACCATTGTCGCGCTCGATGGCACCGCGGAGCCGCTGACTTTCGGCGAACTCGATGCTCGCGCCAACCAGTGGGGACGGGCTCTGGCTGCCAGGGGGGCCCAAACGGGTTCATTTGTCGCGCTTGCTATCCCGAATTCCAGACATCTTGTGCTTGCCACGCTGGGGTGCTGGAAGATCGGCGCGGTTCCGGTCCCCATGCACTGGGATCTGCCCGAGTGGGAGCGCGATCGGGTGCGGGCGGTGATCGATCCCGCCGTCGTCGTCGACGAACAGACCCGCTGGGAACTCGACGCCCGCGCGGCCGCCGAGTCCGCTGACGCCCTACCGGTCGCCGTCTCGCCCACCGCCAACGGAATCTGCAGCAGCGGGTCCACCGGCGTGCCCAAGGTGATCCTCAACCTGGCGCCGTCGCTGTGGATCCCGCAACAGGGCGAACCTTTCCTGTCGAACTGGACGCCGGTGGCCCAGCCGCAAACCATCATGGTGCCCGCGCCGATGTATCACACCAACGGCTTCGCCACCTTCCTGATGATGCTGGGCGGCGACCATCTGGTCATCCTCGAAAAGTTCGACGCGGCACTGGTTCTCGATGTCATCGAACGTTTTCGGATCACCAACTTCACCGCAACGCCCACCATGCTGGCGCGCATCGCGGCCCGGCCCGACGTGCGCGAGCGGGACCTGTCCAGCATCGTGTTCGTCCTGCAGGGCGCCGCGGTGATGCCGCCGTCGCTGCTGCATACCTGGTTCGAATTGCTCAGCCCCGAGCAGATGGTGACGGCATACGGCATGACCGAAAACCTCGGGCTCACGGCGTTGCGCGGCGACGAGTGGCTCGCGCACCCGGGCAGTGTGGGCCGCGGCTTCCGTGACACCGAGATCAGGATCCTGGACGCCGACAAACGACCGCTGGGGCCCGGCGAGGACGGGGACATCTACCTGCGGGCGCCGATGAGCGCGGGCTACCGCTACCTGGGTGGGGCGCCCGCGCTGCCGTCGACCGAGGACGGCTTCCGCTCGGCCGGCGACATCGGCCACCTCGACGAGGACGGCTTCCTCTACATCGTCGATCGCCGTGTCGACATGATCGTCACCGGGGGCGCCAACGTCTTTCCGGCCGAAGTCGAGTCCGCACTCGCAGGCCACCCCGGCATCGCGGACGTCGTCGTGATCGGGCTGGCCGATAAGCAATGGGGACGCCGGGTGCACGCGGTCATCCAGCGCGCCGAAACCGACGGCGCCGCGCCGCTGTCCGAGCAGCAGGTGATCGAGTACGCGAAGAGTCGCCTCGCCCCGTACAAGGCGCCCAAGACCGTCGAGTTCGTCGACGCGATTCCGCGGACCGCGGCGACCAAGGTCAACCGCTCGGCGATGATCGAGGCCCGGGGCGGCTGA
- a CDS encoding acyl-CoA dehydrogenase family protein: protein MTSTESVAEFAARARAWLADNMPAIDSEAPPAAPRDEERSWLRARELQKRLYDGGFAGICFPREYGGLGLDYEYQKAFDVESLDYEMPLILNTPTFTICCATLLDTGSEDQKKQHIAAALRGEEVLVQLLSEPSGGSDLAGVLTRAEKRGDRWIINGAKTWSTSAFAADYGLCLARTNWDVPKHEGLTMFLVPIAHPGITLRHITMLSGSTEFCEEFLDGVDVGDDAVVGEVNGGWAVASRQLYHERRAVGQGSEFASGSGSEGGNAIPVDYVALAEKTGQADDERVREMAGRALVHRAVAEQLIGHVYRSVRDGALPPAAGTLIRLFHSETTTTGVDTALAIAGSAGVVGEQGAGLETGLRYLSRQTVAIGGGTTEMARNVIGERVLGFPREYAADRGVPFNQVRHGERADRA from the coding sequence CTGCCATCGACAGTGAGGCCCCGCCCGCCGCGCCACGTGACGAGGAACGATCCTGGCTGAGGGCCAGAGAACTGCAAAAGCGTTTGTATGACGGCGGATTCGCCGGTATCTGCTTCCCCCGCGAGTACGGCGGCCTCGGCCTGGACTACGAATACCAGAAGGCCTTCGACGTCGAATCCCTCGACTATGAGATGCCGTTGATTCTCAACACACCGACATTCACCATCTGCTGCGCCACCCTGCTCGACACCGGTAGCGAAGACCAGAAGAAGCAACACATCGCCGCTGCGCTGCGCGGTGAGGAAGTGCTGGTGCAGTTGTTGAGTGAGCCCAGTGGTGGATCGGACCTGGCCGGTGTCCTCACCCGCGCCGAGAAGCGCGGCGACCGTTGGATCATCAACGGCGCCAAGACCTGGAGCACGAGCGCGTTCGCCGCCGATTATGGCCTGTGTCTGGCCCGCACCAACTGGGACGTGCCCAAGCACGAGGGCCTGACGATGTTCCTGGTACCCATCGCGCATCCGGGAATCACGTTGCGGCACATCACCATGCTGAGCGGTTCCACCGAATTCTGCGAGGAGTTCCTCGACGGTGTCGACGTCGGAGATGACGCCGTTGTCGGCGAGGTCAACGGCGGTTGGGCGGTGGCGTCCCGGCAGCTGTACCACGAACGCCGGGCGGTGGGGCAGGGGTCCGAATTCGCCAGCGGCAGCGGCAGCGAGGGCGGCAACGCGATTCCGGTCGATTACGTGGCGCTTGCGGAGAAGACGGGGCAAGCCGACGACGAGCGCGTGCGTGAGATGGCCGGTCGCGCCCTGGTGCACCGCGCGGTGGCCGAGCAACTGATCGGCCACGTGTACCGCAGCGTCAGAGACGGCGCTCTGCCGCCCGCCGCCGGCACGCTCATCAGGCTGTTCCACTCCGAGACCACGACCACCGGCGTCGACACGGCGCTCGCGATCGCGGGAAGCGCCGGGGTGGTGGGGGAGCAGGGCGCCGGACTCGAAACGGGCCTGCGGTATCTATCCCGGCAGACGGTCGCCATCGGCGGCGGCACAACGGAGATGGCGCGCAACGTGATCGGCGAGCGGGTGCTGGGCTTCCCGCGGGAGTACGCCGCCGATCGTGGGGTTCCGTTCAATCAGGTACGGCACGGCGAGCGAGCCGACCGGGCCTAA
- a CDS encoding amidohydrolase family protein gives MPSRELPFPVFDADNHMYEPQEALTKYLPDKRKNVIDYVQVRGRTKIVVRGHISEYIPNPTFEKVAKPGAQEDYFRNGAQGKTYREILGEPMKAIPAFREPGARLEVMDELGIDYALMFPTLASLVEERMKDDPEMTHDVIHALNEWMHEQWTFNYQDRIFATPVITLPIVDRALEELQWCLERGARTVLVRPAPVPGYKGSRSFGLEEFDPFWQACIEAEIPVSMHASDSGYSEFANVWEPGDEFLPFKPTPFRSFAMGHRPILDAMGALVCHGALSRNPELRILSIENGADWVPDLFKGLKGVYKKMPQSFSEDPIEAFKRCVYITPFWEDRFTEIVNMVGTDRVMFGSDWPHPEGLKDPISFVDELTDFSESDIAKIMGGNLMKLMKVSAPAKKPVSA, from the coding sequence ATGCCCTCTCGCGAACTGCCCTTCCCGGTGTTCGACGCAGACAACCACATGTACGAGCCGCAGGAAGCGCTGACCAAGTACCTTCCGGACAAGCGCAAGAACGTCATCGACTACGTGCAGGTTCGCGGTCGCACCAAAATCGTTGTGCGCGGCCACATCAGCGAGTACATCCCCAACCCCACCTTCGAGAAGGTCGCCAAGCCGGGAGCCCAGGAGGACTACTTCCGCAACGGTGCGCAGGGCAAGACCTACCGCGAGATCCTCGGGGAGCCGATGAAGGCCATCCCCGCGTTCCGCGAACCGGGCGCGCGGCTGGAGGTCATGGATGAGCTCGGCATCGACTACGCGCTGATGTTCCCGACGCTGGCCAGCCTGGTCGAGGAGCGCATGAAGGACGACCCGGAGATGACCCACGACGTCATCCACGCGCTCAACGAGTGGATGCACGAGCAGTGGACGTTCAACTACCAGGACCGCATCTTCGCCACCCCGGTGATCACGCTGCCGATCGTCGATCGCGCGCTGGAAGAACTCCAGTGGTGCCTGGAACGCGGCGCCCGCACCGTGCTGGTCCGCCCGGCACCGGTGCCCGGATACAAGGGCAGCCGATCCTTCGGGCTCGAGGAGTTCGACCCGTTCTGGCAGGCCTGCATCGAGGCCGAGATTCCGGTCTCGATGCACGCTTCGGACAGCGGTTACTCCGAATTCGCGAACGTGTGGGAGCCCGGCGACGAGTTCCTCCCGTTCAAGCCGACGCCCTTCCGCAGCTTCGCGATGGGCCACCGGCCGATCCTGGACGCGATGGGCGCGCTGGTGTGCCACGGCGCCCTGTCGCGCAACCCCGAGCTGCGGATCCTGTCCATCGAGAACGGCGCCGACTGGGTACCGGACCTGTTCAAGGGCCTCAAGGGCGTCTACAAGAAGATGCCCCAGTCGTTCAGCGAAGACCCGATCGAAGCGTTCAAGCGGTGCGTCTACATCACTCCGTTCTGGGAGGACCGGTTCACCGAGATCGTCAACATGGTCGGCACCGACCGGGTGATGTTCGGCTCCGACTGGCCCCACCCGGAAGGCCTGAAAGATCCGATCTCGTTCGTCGACGAGCTCACCGATTTCTCCGAATCCGACATCGCCAAGATCATGGGCGGCAACCTGATGAAGCTAATGAAGGTGTCCGCGCCGGCCAAGAAGCCGGTCTCGGCCTGA
- a CDS encoding oxidoreductase, which translates to MADLVARRTRALWRRFLSSPVLTLNGWVAFNLPRTVTALGGGLLTGLVGVHVYMLAAEPDLPRYFIAYALVLAAACLTAASAMVAGIKPGVPQAGWYLGSLVCSAFLALYLVTRWVGLPGLATMTARWDFAPGTLGMACAAAFIVVHTTVLSGINVAYPRRQQWYD; encoded by the coding sequence GTGGCAGATCTCGTGGCGCGACGGACGAGGGCGCTGTGGCGGCGTTTCCTGTCCTCACCTGTGCTGACCTTGAACGGATGGGTGGCGTTCAACCTGCCGCGCACCGTGACCGCGTTGGGCGGGGGGCTGTTGACCGGGCTGGTGGGGGTGCACGTCTACATGCTGGCCGCCGAGCCCGACCTGCCCCGCTATTTCATCGCCTATGCGCTGGTGTTGGCGGCCGCGTGCCTGACCGCAGCGAGCGCCATGGTGGCCGGCATCAAACCTGGTGTGCCCCAGGCGGGTTGGTACCTCGGCAGTTTGGTCTGCTCGGCATTTCTCGCCCTGTATCTGGTCACTCGCTGGGTTGGCCTGCCCGGCCTGGCCACGATGACCGCCCGATGGGACTTCGCACCGGGGACATTGGGGATGGCTTGCGCGGCGGCGTTTATCGTCGTGCACACGACGGTGCTGTCGGGCATCAACGTGGCCTACCCGCGACGCCAACAGTGGTACGACTGA
- a CDS encoding hotdog fold thioesterase translates to MADPSDDVEITRGDRFIKTAVAILGETGRTDFTVQEVVARSKTSLRAFYQHFSSKDALLLALFDRTIAQSVQAWRAETTGLDSTSALKLLIDRLSQQPESSTQDSLNRALTLYNQHLAETRPREYARVLSPLHGLIRDIVGQGITEGVFSPGLDVGAAAAIVMQTMMGAQRLHWLGSELNGSPVDAGQLYDFCSRALGIRDADEQSAAPSLAELFAQIGMRPGTRNGEFAMTMPVSPAVVNTSGALQGGLIATLVDVAGGQFGLDYLRPGTTMTTADLFIRYLRPVRQGSAFAVPTMLRSGRRAMVMQVDIYGDGDDELLATATVNFAVIEGTTPKLPSWPDE, encoded by the coding sequence ATGGCCGATCCCAGCGACGACGTGGAGATCACCCGTGGCGACCGCTTCATCAAGACCGCCGTGGCGATACTGGGCGAGACCGGCCGCACCGACTTCACCGTGCAAGAGGTGGTCGCGCGCTCCAAGACGTCGCTGCGCGCCTTCTACCAACACTTCAGCAGCAAGGATGCACTGCTGCTGGCACTCTTCGACCGAACCATCGCCCAATCGGTGCAGGCGTGGCGCGCCGAAACCACGGGGCTGGACAGCACCTCGGCGCTGAAGTTGCTGATCGACCGGCTCAGCCAGCAACCGGAGTCGAGCACCCAGGACAGCCTCAACCGGGCTTTGACGCTCTACAACCAGCACCTGGCCGAGACCCGGCCCCGCGAATACGCCCGGGTGCTCTCTCCCCTGCACGGCCTGATCCGCGACATCGTCGGGCAGGGCATCACCGAGGGAGTCTTCAGCCCCGGCCTGGACGTCGGCGCGGCGGCCGCCATCGTCATGCAGACGATGATGGGTGCGCAGCGATTGCATTGGCTCGGTTCGGAATTGAACGGATCGCCGGTCGATGCCGGCCAGCTCTATGACTTCTGCAGCCGCGCCCTGGGCATCCGCGACGCCGACGAACAATCGGCCGCCCCGTCGCTGGCCGAGCTGTTCGCTCAGATCGGCATGCGCCCCGGCACCCGCAACGGCGAATTCGCCATGACCATGCCGGTCAGCCCCGCGGTGGTCAACACGTCAGGCGCGCTGCAGGGCGGCCTGATCGCCACGCTCGTCGACGTGGCGGGCGGACAATTCGGGCTGGACTACCTGCGACCAGGCACCACCATGACCACCGCGGACCTGTTCATCCGCTACCTGCGGCCGGTCCGCCAGGGCTCGGCCTTCGCGGTGCCCACGATGCTGCGATCCGGGCGACGAGCGATGGTGATGCAGGTGGACATCTACGGCGACGGCGACGATGAACTGCTCGCGACGGCCACCGTCAACTTCGCCGTGATCGAGGGGACCACACCGAAGCTCCCCAGCTGGCCGGACGAGTGA
- a CDS encoding SpoIIE family protein phosphatase, whose translation MVAEKDWDRTVGAADDVRRVFENVPALLVGLEGPDHRFVAVNAAYRTLSPPIDSIGLFVRDVYPELESQEILHMFDRVYQTGEPQSGTEWRVQADFEGEGRAQEHFFDFIVTARRAKDGSIEGVQLAFVDVTSRVQTRMAAEARLKEMSERYRNVRDSATVMQQALLAPSVPIIPGADVTAQYLVAAEDTAAGGDWFDAIPLGDRLVLVVGDVVGHGVEAAAVMSQLRTALRMQVVAGYPIAEALEAVDRFRKHVPGSNTATICVGSLDFGTGEFRYCTAGHPPPLLVTADATARYLEPSGGGPLGSGTGFPVRAEFLDVGDSILLYTDGLIERPGRPLGASTAEFAELTANIVGGERGFVIESSVRPIDRICSETLELLLRSTGYSDDVTLLAAQRRTPPAPLHLTLDATIRAARTVRTRLRQWLSELGADADDISDVVHAISEFVENAVEHGYAAEVPDGVVVEAALSGDGNLHVSVTDRGRWKDHREGETGRGRGLAMAEALVSEAHVSHGAEGTTASVTHQLSRPANFVTDSVVSRAADRRTANAEFVSEVSEPGRIVVSGDVDSNTASILDRQIAVESRSGVAPLTVDLTAVTQLGSAGVSALAAARERSLRQGSEYVLVAPPGSPAHHVLSLVQIPVVSGLAENVVAEG comes from the coding sequence ATGGTGGCCGAAAAAGACTGGGACAGAACCGTCGGCGCGGCAGACGACGTACGCCGCGTCTTCGAGAATGTCCCCGCGTTGTTGGTCGGGCTCGAGGGGCCCGACCACCGATTTGTCGCGGTCAATGCGGCTTACCGCACACTCAGTCCGCCGATTGACTCCATCGGGCTATTTGTGCGCGACGTCTATCCCGAGCTGGAGAGCCAGGAAATCCTGCACATGTTCGACCGGGTATATCAAACCGGCGAGCCGCAGTCGGGCACGGAATGGCGGGTGCAGGCCGATTTCGAGGGCGAGGGACGAGCGCAGGAACACTTCTTCGACTTCATCGTCACGGCGCGGCGCGCAAAGGACGGCTCGATCGAGGGCGTCCAGCTGGCCTTCGTCGACGTCACCAGCCGGGTGCAGACGCGGATGGCCGCCGAAGCACGCCTCAAGGAGATGTCCGAGCGGTACCGCAACGTCCGCGATTCCGCCACTGTCATGCAGCAGGCGCTACTGGCACCATCGGTGCCCATCATCCCCGGCGCGGACGTGACCGCGCAGTATCTCGTCGCCGCCGAGGACACCGCGGCCGGTGGTGACTGGTTCGACGCGATACCCCTCGGGGACCGGCTGGTGCTCGTCGTCGGGGACGTCGTCGGCCACGGCGTCGAAGCGGCCGCGGTGATGTCGCAGCTGCGCACCGCGCTGCGGATGCAGGTCGTCGCGGGATATCCGATCGCCGAGGCGCTCGAGGCGGTCGACCGCTTCCGCAAGCACGTCCCCGGCTCGAACACGGCCACCATCTGCGTCGGCTCGCTCGACTTCGGCACCGGCGAATTCCGGTACTGCACCGCCGGACACCCGCCGCCGCTTCTGGTGACCGCGGATGCCACCGCACGCTATCTCGAGCCCTCCGGCGGCGGTCCGCTCGGCAGCGGCACCGGCTTTCCGGTGCGCGCCGAATTCCTCGATGTGGGCGACTCGATCCTGCTGTACACCGACGGCCTGATCGAACGACCCGGCCGGCCGCTGGGCGCCAGCACCGCCGAATTCGCCGAGCTGACCGCGAACATCGTCGGCGGCGAGCGCGGCTTCGTCATCGAGTCATCGGTGCGGCCGATCGACCGAATCTGCTCGGAGACACTCGAATTGCTGCTGCGCTCGACGGGCTACAGCGACGACGTGACACTCCTTGCGGCGCAACGCCGGACACCGCCCGCGCCCCTACACCTGACGCTGGACGCGACCATCCGGGCCGCACGCACGGTACGCACCCGCCTGCGGCAGTGGCTGTCGGAGCTCGGCGCCGACGCCGACGACATCTCCGATGTGGTGCACGCGATCTCGGAGTTCGTCGAGAACGCGGTCGAGCACGGTTATGCCGCCGAGGTGCCCGACGGCGTTGTGGTCGAGGCGGCGCTGTCCGGCGACGGCAACCTGCACGTCTCGGTGACCGACCGCGGACGGTGGAAGGACCACCGCGAGGGCGAGACGGGCCGCGGCCGCGGCCTCGCCATGGCCGAGGCCCTGGTGTCGGAGGCGCACGTCAGTCACGGCGCCGAAGGCACGACCGCCAGTGTGACGCACCAACTCTCGCGGCCGGCGAATTTCGTCACCGACTCGGTCGTCAGCCGGGCGGCCGATCGGCGGACGGCCAACGCAGAATTCGTCTCCGAGGTCAGCGAGCCGGGCCGCATCGTGGTCAGTGGCGACGTCGACTCCAACACCGCCTCCATCCTGGACCGTCAGATCGCGGTCGAAAGCCGTTCCGGCGTCGCGCCGTTGACGGTCGATCTCACCGCCGTCACCCAGCTCGGATCGGCGGGCGTCAGCGCGCTGGCCGCCGCCCGCGAGCGGTCGCTCCGACAGGGCAGCGAGTACGTGCTGGTGGCCCCACCGGGTAGCCCGGCGCACCACGTGCTGTCGCTGGTGCAGATCCCGGTGGTCAGCGGCCTGGCCGAGAACGTCGTCGCCGAGGGTTAG
- a CDS encoding molybdopterin-dependent oxidoreductase, translating into MTVLDYPVWLRIDHWLNVLFVTLILRSGIEILATHPKLYWHDDSKPGTEWARFTRKVMPRDRIYDTLDEEEDYSPFISLPGRAQLGVGRHWHFFVVIGWILLGLSYYILLFATGQWHRYWPASWSIFPEAWDDVVTYLTFNLPPVLPGEPLDAMQKLTYAGVVFVLAPFQILTGAAQSPAIEARFPWYVQMWGGRQWARSLHFLGLVAFLVFIVIHLSMIFFWGWGRLTASMIFGAVRNTYWATTISLLIIAAIIAVHVAATVWSLRNPRSVQRVLGAVVTAARRLLLRPLNSRQNYPARKISKHHRVNGKPPTSTEYKVMAVHNFVDWRLRVGGLVENPVILDLGALRALAESETQCVMHNCVQGWTSIGQWTGVHLHQLVDLVRPLPQARYICFLTMQDNSTDEPASHGGGQFYEVLDLEFADKPQTLLAYEMNGAPLPIQHGAPLRLRVETQVGFKMAKWINQIEFVEDYAGIGMGTGGWREDRVYYDKDVEI; encoded by the coding sequence ATGACAGTGTTGGACTATCCGGTGTGGCTGCGCATCGACCATTGGCTGAACGTCTTGTTCGTGACGCTGATTCTGCGCAGCGGCATCGAGATTCTGGCCACCCACCCGAAGTTGTATTGGCACGACGACAGCAAGCCGGGCACCGAGTGGGCGCGCTTCACCCGAAAGGTGATGCCGCGCGACAGGATCTACGACACCCTGGATGAGGAGGAGGATTACAGCCCGTTCATTTCGTTGCCCGGCCGCGCGCAGCTCGGCGTGGGCCGCCACTGGCACTTCTTCGTGGTCATCGGCTGGATTCTGCTCGGCCTATCGTACTACATCCTGTTGTTCGCCACCGGCCAGTGGCATCGCTACTGGCCCGCTTCGTGGTCGATCTTCCCCGAAGCGTGGGACGACGTCGTCACCTATCTGACGTTCAATTTGCCGCCGGTGTTGCCCGGTGAGCCGTTGGACGCCATGCAGAAGCTGACCTACGCCGGGGTCGTCTTTGTTCTGGCGCCGTTTCAGATCCTCACCGGGGCCGCACAGTCTCCGGCAATCGAGGCGCGGTTCCCGTGGTATGTCCAAATGTGGGGCGGCCGGCAATGGGCCCGAAGCCTGCACTTCTTGGGCCTCGTCGCGTTTTTGGTCTTCATAGTGATTCATCTATCGATGATTTTCTTCTGGGGCTGGGGGAGACTCACCGCGTCCATGATTTTCGGTGCCGTCCGTAACACGTACTGGGCGACCACAATCTCGTTGCTGATCATTGCGGCGATCATCGCCGTCCACGTCGCGGCGACGGTCTGGAGTCTGCGCAACCCTCGGTCGGTGCAGCGCGTGCTGGGCGCGGTGGTCACCGCGGCGCGCCGGCTGCTGCTGCGTCCGCTGAACTCGCGGCAGAACTATCCGGCGCGCAAAATCTCCAAGCATCACCGCGTCAACGGAAAGCCGCCCACCAGCACGGAATACAAGGTTATGGCGGTGCACAACTTCGTGGACTGGCGGCTGCGGGTCGGCGGGTTGGTGGAGAACCCCGTGATCCTGGACCTCGGTGCGCTGCGCGCGCTGGCCGAGTCCGAAACGCAATGTGTGATGCACAATTGCGTCCAGGGCTGGACCAGCATCGGCCAATGGACCGGAGTTCATCTGCATCAGCTGGTGGACCTGGTGCGGCCGCTGCCGCAGGCGCGCTACATCTGCTTTTTGACGATGCAGGACAACAGCACCGACGAGCCGGCGTCGCACGGCGGGGGCCAGTTCTATGAGGTGCTCGACCTCGAGTTCGCCGACAAGCCGCAGACCCTGCTCGCTTATGAAATGAACGGCGCGCCGCTGCCGATCCAGCACGGTGCACCATTGCGGCTACGGGTGGAAACCCAGGTGGGTTTCAAAATGGCCAAGTGGATCAACCAGATCGAATTCGTCGAGGACTACGCAGGGATCGGCATGGGTACCGGCGGCTGGCGCGAGGATCGCGTGTACTACGACAAGGACGTGGAAATCTGA
- a CDS encoding HNH endonuclease signature motif containing protein yields MFEATTGRASPPEVIARFDAKFARLCPAATPESVALLDRICSSSRAENQAAGERLVAIGELDMLRLRQYGERETWVTDTWDSISAEIAAALGISQALASSFLNYSRAMRNRLPKVGSALVSGDISYSTFQTIVFRTDLIDDADVIAAVDATLALRVKRWPTMTRGRLAAAVDRVVARADRDAVRRRREHQAGREFSIWDGGEGLSEVQATLFTTDARAVDARLNALAGTVCGGDPRTLQQRRADAMGALAAGAERLQCRCGQPTCSAGARSVPSPVVIHVVANQSTVDGASPDPGSIIGTDVLVPAELVAQLADSSRLRPLVHPGDAPPERGYIASQALADFVRCRDLTCRFPGCDRPATEADLDHTIPHSQGGATHASNLKCLCRQHHLIKTFWGWQDQQLSDGTVIWRSPSGHTHVTTPGSALLFPSLCAPTGEIARPRRPDRRTDRAAMMPQRRRTRANSRAKYIAGERRHNRAARIACETSRAAAPLITTGHPPDPEPPPF; encoded by the coding sequence ATGTTCGAAGCGACGACGGGCCGTGCATCGCCACCAGAGGTGATCGCTCGGTTTGACGCCAAGTTCGCGCGTCTATGCCCGGCCGCCACCCCGGAGTCCGTGGCCTTGCTGGATCGGATCTGTTCGTCGTCGCGCGCGGAGAACCAAGCCGCCGGTGAGCGGCTGGTGGCAATTGGCGAACTCGACATGCTGCGGCTGCGCCAATACGGGGAGCGCGAGACCTGGGTGACCGACACGTGGGATTCCATATCCGCAGAGATCGCCGCCGCGCTGGGAATCAGCCAGGCGCTGGCGTCGAGTTTTCTGAACTATTCGCGCGCCATGCGCAACCGGCTGCCAAAAGTGGGCTCCGCGTTGGTCTCCGGTGACATCAGTTATTCGACGTTCCAGACGATCGTGTTCCGCACCGACTTGATCGACGATGCCGATGTGATCGCCGCGGTCGACGCCACGCTCGCGCTACGAGTGAAACGGTGGCCGACGATGACGCGCGGGCGACTGGCCGCTGCGGTGGATCGGGTGGTTGCCCGGGCAGACCGCGACGCGGTCCGGCGACGCCGCGAACACCAGGCGGGTCGCGAATTCTCGATCTGGGACGGCGGCGAAGGCCTGTCAGAGGTTCAGGCGACACTATTCACCACCGATGCCCGCGCTGTGGACGCTCGGCTGAATGCGTTGGCCGGCACTGTTTGTGGAGGTGATCCGCGAACTCTGCAGCAGCGTCGCGCCGATGCGATGGGGGCATTGGCGGCCGGAGCCGAACGGTTGCAGTGTCGCTGCGGGCAGCCGACATGTTCCGCTGGCGCGCGCTCGGTGCCCAGCCCGGTCGTGATCCACGTGGTGGCCAACCAATCCACCGTTGACGGCGCCTCGCCAGATCCCGGTTCGATCATCGGTACCGACGTGCTCGTCCCTGCGGAGTTGGTTGCGCAACTTGCCGACTCGTCGAGACTGCGACCCCTGGTGCATCCCGGGGACGCACCGCCGGAGCGCGGGTACATCGCTTCACAGGCGCTGGCCGACTTCGTGCGCTGCCGCGACTTGACGTGCCGCTTCCCCGGGTGCGACCGCCCCGCAACCGAAGCGGATCTCGACCATACGATCCCGCACTCTCAGGGCGGCGCGACGCACGCGTCCAACCTGAAATGTCTTTGCCGCCAACATCATCTGATCAAGACGTTCTGGGGATGGCAGGACCAGCAACTGTCGGACGGGACGGTAATCTGGCGCTCCCCGTCGGGACACACTCATGTGACTACCCCAGGCAGCGCGCTGCTGTTTCCGTCCTTGTGTGCGCCCACCGGTGAGATAGCCCGGCCTCGGCGGCCCGACCGCCGCACCGATCGTGCCGCGATGATGCCGCAACGGCGGCGAACCCGCGCCAACAGCCGCGCGAAATACATCGCCGGCGAACGCCGGCATAACCGCGCAGCCCGCATCGCCTGCGAAACGAGTCGGGCGGCAGCACCCCTCATCACCACGGGTCATCCGCCCGACCCGGAACCACCGCCCTTCTAG